From the Microplitis mediator isolate UGA2020A chromosome 6, iyMicMedi2.1, whole genome shotgun sequence genome, one window contains:
- the LOC130670517 gene encoding uncharacterized protein LOC130670517 translates to MTSQQYLHSLQLLMEQHQLHISLAEHFYNLLKMKEIKCLKAVEPLTNTRYVDDIYGGADELAEAIQVALDTINMCAAGCFPLAKWASNSTKLLSQVAPVETQEDTPREIGDTTVKVLGLTWNPAQDKFQFGNSLPEASQTTKRTILSEIASLFDPLGFLAPIIVRAKMFMQMLWLQNFDWDATLSPLLLQERNLFRDELHQISKIQISRWNHVKTGVSIELHGFSHASQLAMAAVVYLKVTDATGSSNISLVCAKTQVASLKPISIPRMELNAAVLLAQLVLYVKKVLKLENVPIFLWTDSAVFSTWIRNNPARWKVYIRNRVTKIQESLPSVNWDFVPGKLNPADCASRGLTAAKLEQHSLWWTGPKWLSQSEENWPSFDITTQTVSHLEERPSLGATHATG, encoded by the coding sequence ATGACATCCCAACAGTATTTGCATTCGCTACAGTTACTTATGGAACAACATCAGCTCCATATCTCGCTGGCAGAGCACTTTTACAACTTGCTGAAGatgaaggaaataaaatgtctaAAAGCGGTTGAACCGCTAACAAATACACGCTATGTTGACGACATCTATGGAGGCGCAGATGAACTCGCTGAGGCAATTCAAGTTGCTCTCGACACAATAAATATGTGTGCCGCAGGATGTTTTCCTCTTGCAAAGTGGGCGAGTAATTCAACGAAATTACTCTCTCAAGTCGCTCCAGTGGAAACCCAAGAAGATACACCAAGAGAAATTGGGGATACTACGGTAAAAGTGCTCGGATTAACCTGGAATCCAGCACAGGATAAATTCCAGTTCGGCAATTCGCTTCCAGAAGCATCACAAACAACGAAACGCACAATTTTGTCTGAAATTGCTAGCTTGTTTGACCCGCTCGGATTTTTGGCACCAATCATCGTGAGAGCCAAGATGTTCATGCAGATGCTCTGGCTGCAGAACTTCGACTGGGATGCTACACTATCACCATTGCTTCTTCAAGAACGGAATTTATTTCGAGATGAACTACATCAGATCTCGAAGATTCAGATTTCTCGCTGGAATCATGTAAAAACTGGGGTATCAATCGAACTGCATGGATTCTCTCACGCGTCTCAACTCGCTATGGCTGCTGTCGTCTATTTAAAAGTTACTGACGCTACTGGAAGCTCCAACATTTCGCTAGTGTGTGCCAAAACACAAGTTGCATCCCTGAAACCCATATCTATACCAAGAATGGAGCTCAATGCCGCTGTATTACTCGCTCAACTGGTACTCTACGTCAAGAAAGTGTTGAAACTTGAAAATGTACCAATTTTCTTGTGGACAGACTCCGCTGTATTCTCAACGTGGATACGAAACAACCCAGCTAGATGGAAAGTCTACATTCGCAACAGAGTTACCAAGATTCAAGAATCGCTACCAAGTGTCAACTGGGATTTTGTTCCAGGGAAACTTAACCCAGCTGACTGCGCTTCAAGAGGTTTAACAGCAGCCAAACTAGAACAGCATTCGCTATGGTGGACGGGACCTAAGTGGCTCAGTCAATCAGAAGAAAACTGGCCATCTTTTGACATCACTACGCAGACGGTATCACATCTAGAAGAACGTCCAAGTCTGGGCGCTACACACGCTACTGGATAA